A single window of Shewanella sp. Choline-02u-19 DNA harbors:
- a CDS encoding YhdP family protein, which produces MSSKTRKFNFLRVCLQSLAIVMVLFALFVSLFRGLLPQLDQVRLELVDYIHNKYQVEVQVGQLQAEWQAFGPALTVKNFVLPSQEKLPVTLLFEQVHVKFDFWQTLLTATPQIEDVIFDGVNVALDLDRLASTSTSSSSSTKMNTDWLYQLMLEQLERFSITNARIQLLSQKHQYRPIFIKDMHWRNTEKRHRGQGKLFLDEEASDIELLALSVDIKGDGHKPESLIGQFYLAAASLDIGEWASRQPNPFDANKKLQLEGVVNLEAWISFANREINDATVAFKPSWLEWFLNGEAQKFSIQAGAMRWHPDTNGWSLSSHDLSFATNGEQWPSPVLSAKQHGASIDAYLNTLDLATVLPLLPLLPGIELDTLQTWQALSPQGEITNTQLQWDTDKNQPQLSANAQQISWQTHGAIPGLSAIDAKVIVTDKELQFTLPAQQYVVDFDGGFEAPLDLKGDALTGQFDFATSALSLPKLHFSNADISVDAATRLEFSGATHMALLANLNINNVANAHRYFPLKGMSAGLVDYLTGALKAGKTDDAVIVWQGAFEDYPYSQSAGVFQAGFTLADANFKFQDTWPAVSNLNLSALFENAAMDLWVNKGQLMDVSADGAYIGIPLMNHESMLIIKADLATKAEAANAVIQASPLADSVGSTLDVVQISGDITGQIDLSIPLFDGVDEIIQGTVNFDNTPVYISEPGIQLDNVSGQIQFINDVVTGSDINALMYSQPLTFSFDTGRINKNYAVNVDLTGHWLLDNLPNELNNPLSDYYSGELDWTGGLMLIFDPSGYRIQARVDSDLLGTELALPAPFTKASTKTAEFTAELIGDNKESSLGIKLDKQLEFWGGFDLESGNGLAHFDLLLGRLFKPGDQLRKTKGHLQIDLDKTEFSPWLPIIQSFTAKSEKTLELDVDTGVESGSLTATDSFFPPLVSIEANFNDLDLMGQPLNDLHFNAGPTEYSWRFDATSEQFDGRIDFYPDWVKQGLKVVASKLYMSPKAKTDETAHFKSDTVLANLPPLAVDVDDFRLFDKSMGHLVLQASPKDDTYQIQTLSLSSPEVQLKGKGTWSIEDGQSLTSFNLTLDSTKFDFLSAKLGIDPGLKDAPTSVVGEISWIGAPYAFSLDTLDGEVRFDLGKGHLSEVSDKGARIFSLFSLDSLLRKLSLDFSDVFGKGLYFDSFGGTLMLDNGVVKTTDTEMKAVAGNMRVRGYTDLTTESLNYDIRFVPQLASSVPTVILLSTGGWTLGLGAFALTKVLEPVIEVISEIRFRLTGTMSEPKLEELERKSKEIEIPESVLPKKAVEPAEGSGQDSASEKQPEDAVSIPSSNSTSKIVPAQGQVLEPISDIASAKVGLKMEANGASETSQSDKTIEQSNLKESGQTMPALKLIPGESDASKPTAMSEQPQRNRESRIYRVAA; this is translated from the coding sequence GTGTCATCTAAGACTCGTAAATTTAATTTTCTTAGAGTGTGCCTGCAGTCTCTGGCTATTGTGATGGTGCTTTTTGCACTATTCGTAAGCTTGTTTCGAGGGCTGTTGCCCCAGCTTGATCAAGTCAGATTAGAGCTAGTTGACTATATTCATAATAAGTATCAAGTCGAAGTACAGGTGGGTCAATTACAAGCCGAATGGCAAGCATTTGGCCCTGCACTCACCGTTAAGAACTTTGTGCTCCCTTCCCAAGAAAAGCTGCCTGTTACCCTGCTGTTTGAACAAGTGCATGTGAAATTTGATTTTTGGCAAACCTTGTTGACCGCAACACCGCAAATAGAAGATGTTATTTTTGATGGGGTAAACGTCGCGCTCGATCTCGACCGATTGGCATCGACTTCGACTTCAAGCTCATCAAGTACAAAGATGAACACTGATTGGCTCTATCAGCTGATGTTAGAGCAATTAGAGCGATTTTCAATTACCAATGCCCGTATTCAGCTATTAAGCCAAAAACACCAATACCGCCCTATTTTCATTAAAGATATGCATTGGCGTAATACGGAAAAGCGTCACCGTGGTCAAGGTAAGTTGTTTTTAGATGAAGAAGCTTCAGATATAGAGCTGCTGGCATTAAGTGTTGATATCAAAGGTGACGGCCACAAACCTGAGTCATTAATAGGACAGTTTTATCTTGCGGCAGCGTCACTCGATATCGGCGAGTGGGCATCGCGCCAACCTAATCCATTTGATGCAAATAAAAAGCTGCAGCTCGAAGGCGTGGTTAATTTAGAGGCGTGGATAAGCTTTGCTAATCGTGAGATTAATGATGCCACAGTTGCGTTTAAACCTAGCTGGCTAGAGTGGTTTTTAAACGGAGAAGCGCAGAAGTTTTCAATTCAAGCGGGTGCAATGCGTTGGCATCCAGATACCAATGGTTGGTCTCTAAGCAGTCACGATCTGTCTTTTGCAACCAATGGCGAGCAATGGCCATCCCCTGTATTGAGTGCCAAGCAACATGGGGCTAGCATCGACGCTTATTTAAATACTTTGGATTTAGCCACGGTATTACCGCTACTGCCGCTGCTCCCCGGTATTGAGCTCGACACCTTACAGACTTGGCAGGCGTTAAGCCCTCAAGGAGAAATCACCAATACCCAGTTACAGTGGGATACCGACAAAAACCAGCCGCAACTTAGCGCTAACGCGCAGCAAATTAGCTGGCAAACGCACGGTGCTATCCCTGGGCTTTCGGCTATTGATGCTAAGGTCATCGTTACCGATAAAGAATTACAGTTTACGTTACCTGCACAGCAATATGTGGTCGATTTTGATGGTGGCTTTGAAGCGCCACTCGATCTTAAGGGCGATGCATTGACAGGACAGTTCGATTTCGCGACTTCAGCGCTATCATTACCTAAACTGCATTTTAGCAATGCCGATATTTCAGTTGATGCCGCCACTCGACTTGAGTTTTCTGGCGCGACTCATATGGCATTGTTAGCCAATCTTAATATTAATAACGTGGCAAATGCACATCGTTACTTCCCGCTTAAGGGAATGAGTGCTGGCCTGGTGGACTATTTAACCGGCGCATTAAAAGCAGGAAAAACAGATGATGCCGTCATCGTGTGGCAAGGGGCTTTTGAAGATTATCCCTATTCACAAAGTGCGGGTGTTTTTCAAGCGGGATTCACCTTAGCAGATGCTAATTTTAAATTTCAAGACACTTGGCCTGCAGTATCCAATTTAAACCTATCAGCACTGTTTGAGAATGCGGCTATGGATTTGTGGGTGAATAAAGGTCAGTTGATGGATGTTTCAGCGGATGGCGCCTATATTGGCATTCCCCTCATGAACCATGAAAGCATGCTCATCATTAAAGCTGACTTGGCGACCAAAGCCGAAGCGGCTAATGCGGTGATCCAGGCTTCTCCCTTGGCTGACTCCGTGGGCTCAACGCTTGATGTCGTACAAATATCAGGTGATATTACTGGGCAGATAGATCTGAGCATTCCGCTGTTTGATGGAGTGGATGAAATCATTCAGGGCACGGTTAATTTTGATAATACGCCAGTTTATATCAGTGAACCGGGTATTCAGCTAGATAATGTCAGCGGTCAAATTCAGTTTATTAATGATGTAGTGACGGGCAGTGACATTAATGCGCTGATGTACAGTCAGCCATTAACATTTAGCTTTGATACGGGGCGGATTAACAAAAACTATGCGGTGAATGTCGACTTGACGGGGCATTGGCTGCTAGATAACTTACCCAATGAACTCAATAACCCGTTAAGTGATTATTATAGCGGTGAACTTGATTGGACTGGCGGATTGATGCTGATATTCGACCCCTCTGGTTACCGTATTCAAGCACGGGTTGATAGCGATCTTCTTGGGACTGAACTGGCTCTGCCAGCCCCATTTACTAAGGCGTCGACCAAGACGGCAGAATTTACGGCAGAGCTTATTGGCGATAACAAGGAGTCCTCTCTGGGGATTAAGCTAGATAAGCAGTTAGAGTTTTGGGGTGGTTTTGATCTCGAGTCCGGTAATGGGCTCGCTCACTTTGATCTATTACTCGGTCGCTTATTTAAACCCGGCGACCAGTTACGTAAAACAAAAGGGCACCTACAGATAGATCTCGATAAAACCGAATTTTCACCTTGGTTACCCATCATTCAGAGCTTTACCGCTAAATCAGAAAAGACACTAGAGTTAGATGTTGACACGGGAGTAGAGAGTGGGTCTCTTACGGCTACTGATAGTTTTTTCCCGCCTTTAGTGTCAATTGAAGCTAACTTTAATGATCTGGATTTGATGGGGCAACCATTGAATGACCTCCATTTCAATGCGGGGCCTACTGAATATTCATGGCGATTCGATGCCACTTCTGAGCAATTCGATGGTCGAATCGACTTTTATCCTGATTGGGTTAAGCAGGGGCTTAAAGTGGTGGCGAGCAAGTTGTATATGTCGCCAAAGGCGAAGACTGATGAAACCGCGCATTTCAAATCCGATACTGTTTTGGCTAACTTACCGCCATTAGCGGTCGATGTGGATGACTTTAGATTGTTTGATAAATCGATGGGGCACCTCGTTTTACAAGCCAGCCCTAAAGATGATACTTATCAGATCCAAACCCTATCCTTAAGTTCGCCAGAGGTGCAGCTTAAAGGAAAAGGCACTTGGTCGATAGAAGATGGCCAGAGCCTGACCTCGTTTAATTTGACTCTAGATTCAACTAAGTTTGACTTCCTGTCGGCTAAATTGGGCATAGATCCAGGTCTTAAAGACGCACCAACATCGGTGGTCGGTGAAATTTCCTGGATCGGAGCGCCATACGCATTTTCGCTCGACACTCTTGATGGTGAAGTGAGGTTTGATTTAGGCAAAGGGCATTTGTCAGAGGTGAGTGACAAAGGGGCGCGGATATTCTCGTTATTTAGCCTTGATTCACTGCTGCGTAAATTGTCATTGGACTTCTCCGATGTATTTGGTAAAGGTCTGTATTTTGATTCGTTTGGCGGCACCTTGATGCTTGATAACGGGGTTGTTAAGACCACAGATACAGAGATGAAGGCTGTCGCAGGTAATATGCGAGTGCGTGGTTATACCGATTTAACCACTGAAAGTTTGAATTATGATATTCGCTTTGTGCCGCAATTAGCATCAAGTGTGCCGACGGTGATATTGCTCAGTACCGGCGGTTGGACATTAGGCTTGGGCGCTTTTGCACTGACGAAAGTACTTGAACCTGTTATTGAAGTGATATCCGAGATCCGTTTTAGGCTGACAGGCACCATGTCTGAGCCTAAACTTGAAGAGTTAGAGCGTAAGAGTAAAGAGATTGAGATCCCAGAATCGGTGCTGCCTAAAAAGGCCGTTGAACCTGCTGAGGGGAGTGGACAAGACAGCGCTTCAGAGAAGCAGCCTGAGGATGCTGTATCAATCCCTTCATCAAACTCAACGTCTAAAATTGTCCCAGCACAGGGGCAGGTATTAGAACCCATTTCAGATATAGCGTCAGCGAAAGTAGGGCTTAAAATGGAAGCTAACGGCGCTAGCGAAACGAGTCAGTCTGATAAGACAATTGAGCAATCCAATTTGAAAGAGAGTGGCCAAACAATGCCTGCTTTGAAATTGATACCGGGAGAGTCAGATGCAAGTAAGCCTACTGCAATGTCAGAGCAGCCGCAGCGTAATCGAGAATCTCGCATTTATCGAGTCGCAGCTTAA
- the rng gene encoding ribonuclease G, whose protein sequence is MGSELLINVTPTEARVALVEHGVLQEVHIERRMKRGLVGNIYKGKVSRVLPGMQAAFVDIGLDKAAFLHASDIVPHTECVADVEKGNFVVRDIAELVRQGQDIMVQVVKDPLGTKGARLTTDITLPSRYLVFMPGSSHVGVSQRIETEEVRARLKKITEPFVDDDGGFIIRTAAESAGEDELVQDAAFLRRVWAKVSLRRKRKGVSLLYQDLALPVRIVRDFVGTELDQIQVDSKQTYDELQQFAQEFMPEIANKLEHYNGPVPIFDLYDVENEVQRALGRKVELKSGGYLIIDQTEAMTTVDINTGAFVGHRNLEETIFNTNLEATQAIARQLRLRNLGGIIIIDFIDMLEAEHQKRVLSGLQGALAVDRVKTNFSGFSGLGLVEMTRKRTRESLEHVLCGECPSCLGTGSLKTVETVSYEMFREIIRLNKGYDADEFLVYCAPAVYHSLKSDESHLLAELEVYIAKRVRLQNEPMYAQNKFDVVIM, encoded by the coding sequence ATAGGTTCTGAACTGCTCATTAATGTGACACCAACCGAAGCTAGAGTGGCATTGGTCGAGCATGGTGTGTTGCAAGAAGTACACATAGAGCGACGCATGAAGCGTGGTTTAGTGGGCAATATCTATAAAGGAAAAGTCAGCCGAGTGTTACCCGGTATGCAGGCTGCCTTTGTCGATATTGGCTTAGATAAGGCCGCCTTTTTACACGCCTCTGATATTGTGCCACACACCGAGTGTGTTGCTGATGTAGAGAAGGGCAACTTTGTTGTACGTGACATTGCTGAACTGGTGAGGCAAGGGCAAGATATCATGGTGCAGGTGGTTAAAGATCCGCTCGGTACCAAAGGCGCACGCTTAACTACCGATATTACACTGCCTTCTCGTTACCTTGTTTTTATGCCGGGTTCGAGCCATGTTGGCGTATCGCAACGGATTGAAACTGAAGAGGTCCGTGCCAGACTTAAAAAAATTACTGAGCCTTTTGTCGATGATGATGGCGGGTTTATTATTCGCACCGCCGCTGAGAGTGCCGGTGAAGATGAACTGGTGCAAGACGCTGCTTTTTTACGCCGTGTATGGGCCAAAGTCAGCTTACGACGCAAGCGCAAAGGCGTATCTTTACTTTATCAAGATTTAGCGCTGCCGGTTAGAATCGTACGTGACTTTGTCGGTACAGAGCTTGACCAAATTCAAGTTGATTCCAAGCAAACCTATGACGAGTTACAGCAATTTGCGCAAGAGTTCATGCCCGAAATTGCCAATAAGCTAGAGCATTACAACGGTCCAGTGCCTATTTTTGACCTTTATGATGTCGAAAATGAAGTTCAACGTGCATTAGGGCGCAAGGTGGAACTTAAGTCCGGCGGCTATTTGATTATTGATCAAACCGAGGCCATGACCACGGTTGATATCAATACCGGTGCTTTTGTCGGCCATCGTAACCTTGAAGAAACCATCTTTAACACCAACCTTGAAGCGACTCAGGCGATAGCGCGGCAATTAAGGCTACGCAACCTAGGTGGCATTATCATTATCGACTTTATTGATATGTTAGAAGCCGAACATCAAAAACGTGTGCTTTCGGGTCTTCAGGGAGCATTAGCCGTTGATAGAGTAAAAACCAATTTCAGTGGTTTTTCTGGTCTTGGCTTAGTCGAAATGACACGTAAGCGTACTCGCGAAAGTTTAGAGCATGTTTTGTGTGGCGAATGTCCATCTTGTCTCGGTACCGGAAGTTTAAAGACCGTAGAAACGGTGTCATACGAAATGTTTAGAGAGATCATTCGTTTGAACAAAGGCTATGATGCCGATGAATTTTTAGTCTATTGCGCGCCAGCGGTTTACCACAGTCTTAAAAGTGACGAAAGCCACCTTCTGGCCGAGCTAGAAGTGTATATTGCTAAGCGTGTTCGTTTACAGAATGAACCTATGTACGCTCAGAATAAATTTGATGTGGTGATAATGTAG
- a CDS encoding Maf family protein, with protein sequence MKLVLASASPRRKELLAQLSFLSSAEDGSFDFDILATDIDESHHAGESAATFVVRLAKEKAIAGLNLYAAEGKAVVLGSDTIVVLGDTILGKPTDEADAKAILTRLAGKAHQVMTAVAVTDGDKTLTKLVTTGVQFCAMTQSDILAYIATGEPMDKAGAYGIQGLGGSFVEAIEGSYSAVVGLPLVETRALLCEMNIL encoded by the coding sequence ATGAAGTTAGTACTCGCTTCCGCGTCGCCAAGACGCAAAGAATTATTAGCTCAATTAAGCTTTTTAAGCTCAGCTGAAGATGGCTCATTTGACTTCGATATATTGGCGACTGATATTGATGAGAGCCATCATGCTGGTGAGTCTGCTGCAACCTTTGTGGTGCGCTTAGCGAAAGAGAAAGCGATAGCGGGACTGAATTTATACGCTGCAGAAGGTAAGGCCGTTGTACTGGGCTCAGATACGATTGTGGTATTAGGCGATACTATTTTAGGTAAGCCGACAGACGAAGCAGATGCAAAGGCAATATTAACCCGCCTTGCAGGAAAGGCACATCAAGTGATGACGGCTGTCGCGGTCACCGATGGGGATAAAACCCTGACTAAGTTGGTGACCACTGGAGTACAGTTTTGTGCAATGACACAGTCTGATATTTTGGCTTATATTGCGACTGGAGAGCCCATGGATAAAGCCGGAGCTTATGGGATCCAAGGTTTAGGCGGCAGTTTTGTAGAAGCTATTGAGGGAAGTTATTCCGCAGTAGTCGGGTTACCTTTGGTAGAAACCCGTGCGTTGTTGTGTGAGATGAATATTTTATAA
- the mreD gene encoding rod shape-determining protein MreD produces the protein MSLHVANGRWVVWLSLLVAMLFQIMPLPELVEAWRPDWLLLVIIYWAMALPHRYNILTAWVLGVMLDILLGATLGIRAFAMSVVVYVVVLHFQRLRNFPMWQQALLVATQVALYNLIVFWVQFVTDTANFDITLFYPAFSSLIMWPWIFWILRRVRRLYKVR, from the coding sequence ATGAGTTTACATGTCGCCAATGGCCGTTGGGTTGTTTGGTTAAGTTTGCTGGTCGCGATGCTATTTCAAATTATGCCTCTGCCTGAATTAGTCGAAGCATGGCGGCCCGATTGGTTGCTACTGGTGATTATCTACTGGGCAATGGCGCTGCCACACAGGTACAACATATTAACGGCGTGGGTGCTGGGTGTGATGCTGGATATATTGCTGGGGGCGACCTTAGGTATTAGAGCTTTTGCCATGTCGGTGGTGGTTTATGTGGTGGTATTACATTTTCAACGTCTACGTAACTTCCCTATGTGGCAACAAGCATTGCTGGTGGCAACACAGGTCGCGCTCTATAACTTAATTGTTTTTTGGGTGCAGTTTGTGACGGATACAGCGAACTTTGATATCACGCTGTTTTATCCCGCATTTTCAAGTTTGATCATGTGGCCCTGGATATTTTGGATCCTGCGTCGTGTCAGGCGTTTATATAAAGTCCGCTAG
- the mreC gene encoding rod shape-determining protein MreC: MKPIFVRGISNQFRLTLAVIMSVILLVANDRLEPVRNSLSSLLSPLQYVANIPGVLLDESAENLATRNMLAKQNKELLRYQLLMSERLQRFEHLRQENDRLRGLLGSPVYMDAKKVVAEVMEVASDPFHQYVVLNRGSRNSVYVGQPVVDAQGVVGQVVQVSELTSRVLLLSDVSHGIPVRITRNDVRMMAIGTGSIDELELRHVAKSTDVRAGDLLVSSGLGKRFPEGYPVARVMTVEKDDGKNYATVIAQPLAALDRIRYLLLIWPDIEADDAELVAPEGVEEALKANKEAAQ, from the coding sequence ATGAAGCCAATTTTTGTTCGTGGTATATCAAACCAATTCAGATTGACCCTAGCCGTCATCATGTCAGTGATTTTGCTTGTTGCAAATGACCGGCTTGAGCCTGTGCGCAACTCGCTGTCCTCCCTCTTAAGTCCACTGCAATATGTCGCTAATATCCCAGGGGTATTACTTGATGAATCCGCAGAAAATTTGGCCACACGTAATATGTTGGCTAAGCAAAATAAAGAGTTATTACGCTATCAGTTGTTAATGAGTGAACGCTTACAACGCTTTGAGCATCTGCGCCAAGAAAACGATCGTTTACGTGGCTTGTTAGGCTCTCCTGTTTATATGGACGCTAAAAAAGTCGTTGCCGAAGTGATGGAAGTTGCCAGCGATCCCTTTCATCAATATGTGGTCCTTAACCGCGGCTCACGTAACAGTGTTTATGTTGGCCAACCCGTTGTCGACGCACAAGGTGTGGTCGGGCAGGTTGTGCAGGTCAGTGAGCTAACAAGCCGAGTATTACTGCTGTCTGATGTCTCGCATGGGATCCCCGTTAGAATTACGCGCAACGATGTCAGAATGATGGCTATCGGCACGGGCTCTATAGATGAGCTAGAGCTGCGTCATGTGGCTAAAAGTACCGATGTACGCGCCGGCGATTTGTTAGTTTCTTCTGGATTGGGAAAACGTTTTCCCGAAGGTTACCCCGTTGCACGAGTGATGACTGTCGAGAAAGATGACGGTAAAAACTATGCCACTGTGATTGCACAGCCGTTGGCAGCCTTAGACAGAATACGTTACTTGCTATTAATTTGGCCTGATATTGAAGCCGATGACGCGGAACTGGTTGCACCAGAAGGTGTCGAAGAAGCGTTAAAAGCCAATAAGGAGGCCGCGCAATGA
- a CDS encoding rod shape-determining protein — translation MFKKLRGIFSNDLSIDLGTANTLIYVRDEGIVLNEPSVVAIRGERSGSGQKSVAAVGTEAKQMLGRTPGNIQAIRPMKDGVIADFYVTEKMLQHFIKQVHNNSVFRPSPRVLVCVPVGATQVERRAIRESAMGAGAREVYLIEEPMAAAIGAGLPVSEATGSMVVDIGGGTTEVAIISLNGVVYSSSVRIGGDKFDDAIINYVRRNYGSLIGEATAERIKHTIGTAYPGDEVLEIEVRGRNLAEGVPRSFTLNSNEILEALQEPLSGIVSAVMVALEQSPPELASDISERGMVLTGGGALIRDLDRLLMQETGIPVMIADDPLTCVARGGGKALEMIDMHGGDLFSEEN, via the coding sequence ATGTTCAAGAAGCTACGCGGCATTTTTTCTAATGATCTTTCGATTGATTTGGGTACAGCTAACACGCTAATTTACGTCCGTGACGAAGGTATCGTTTTGAACGAACCTTCAGTGGTTGCCATCCGTGGAGAACGGTCTGGCTCAGGTCAGAAGTCGGTTGCGGCCGTCGGTACTGAAGCAAAGCAGATGCTCGGACGTACTCCTGGAAACATTCAAGCAATTCGTCCAATGAAAGATGGCGTTATCGCCGACTTTTATGTGACCGAAAAAATGCTACAGCATTTTATCAAGCAAGTGCATAACAACAGTGTATTCCGCCCAAGCCCTCGTGTTTTGGTTTGCGTACCCGTTGGTGCTACCCAAGTTGAGCGTCGCGCTATCCGCGAATCAGCCATGGGCGCAGGTGCACGCGAAGTTTATTTGATTGAAGAGCCAATGGCTGCGGCAATCGGTGCTGGTCTTCCAGTATCGGAAGCGACAGGGTCTATGGTTGTTGATATCGGTGGTGGTACAACTGAAGTTGCCATTATCTCGCTTAACGGTGTGGTTTATTCTTCATCTGTTCGTATCGGTGGCGACAAATTTGATGATGCTATCATCAATTATGTGCGTCGTAACTACGGCAGCCTCATTGGCGAAGCGACCGCTGAGCGTATTAAGCATACTATTGGTACTGCTTATCCTGGCGATGAAGTGTTAGAGATCGAAGTACGTGGTCGTAACCTTGCAGAAGGTGTTCCCCGCAGCTTTACACTCAACAGCAATGAAATTTTAGAAGCACTGCAAGAGCCATTATCTGGCATTGTCAGTGCTGTTATGGTCGCACTTGAACAGTCTCCACCAGAATTGGCCTCTGATATTTCAGAGCGCGGTATGGTGTTGACGGGTGGTGGTGCCCTTATCCGTGATTTGGATCGTCTCTTAATGCAAGAAACGGGCATTCCCGTGATGATTGCCGATGATCCACTGACCTGTGTGGCTCGTGGCGGTGGTAAAGCGCTCGAGATGATCGATATGCACGGCGGCGACCTATTCTCCGAAGAAAATTAA